A single Syngnathoides biaculeatus isolate LvHL_M chromosome 18, ASM1980259v1, whole genome shotgun sequence DNA region contains:
- the cct6a gene encoding T-complex protein 1 subunit zeta, producing the protein MAAVKALNPKAEVARAQAALAVNISAARGLQDVLKSNLGPKGTMKMLVSGAGDIKLTKDGNVLLHEMQIQHPTASLIAKVATAQDDITGDGTTSNVLIIGELLKQADLYVSEGLHPRIVAEGFDSAKEKALAVLEEVKVTRPMDREILIDVARTSLRTKVHAELADLLTEAVVDAVLTIAKPDEPIDLHMVEIMEMKHKTDCDTQLIRGLVLDHGARHPDMKKRVEDAFVLTCNVSLEYEKTEVNSGFFYKSAEEREKFVAAERKFIIERVRKIVALKKQVCVDGDDKGFVVINQKGIDPYSLDALAKEGIVALRRAKRRNMERLTLACGGIAMNSVDDLTPECLGHAGLVYEHTLGEEKFTFVEKCGNPRSVTLLLKGPNKHTLTQIKDAVRDGLRAVKNAIEDGCVVAGAGALEVALANALMEHKASVKGRAQLGVQAFADALLVIPKVLAQNSGYDPQETLLKLQTEFKESGGQLVGVDLSTGEPMVAGEAGVWDNYSVKKQLLHSCTVIASNILLVDEIMRAGMSSLRG; encoded by the exons ATGGCCGCCGTCAAAGCTCTGAACCCCAAGGCGGAGGTGGCCCGGGCGCAGGCCGCCCTGGCGGTCAACATCAGCGCCGCCCGGGGGCTCCAGGACGTCCTCAAGAGCAACCTGGGACCCAAAGGCACCATGAAAAT GCTGGTCTCCGGAGCAGGCGATATCAAGCTGACCAAAGATGGGAACGTCCTCTTACATGAAATG CAAATTCAGCACCCGACAGCATCGCTCATCGCCAAAGTGGCCACCGCCCAGGATGACATCACGGGAGACGGAACAACCTCCAACGTCCTCATCATCGGCGAGCTGCTCAAGCAGGCTGACCTCTACGTGTCCGAG GGTCTCCACCCGCGGATCGTGGCCGAGGGCTTCGACTCGGCAAAGGAGAAGGCGCTGGCCGTGTTGGAGGAGGTGAAGGTGACTCGTCCGATGGACCGGGAGATCCTTATAGATGTCGCTCGGACCTCCCTCAGGACCAAAGTCCACGCCGAGCTGGCGGACCTCCTCACCGAG GCGGTGGTGGACGCCGTGTTGACCATTGCCAAGCCCGACGAGCCCATCGACTTGCACATGGTGGAGATCATGGAGATGAAACACAAGACCGACTGCGACACACA GCTGATCCGAGGCCTGGTGCTGGACCACGGGGCACGGCACCCCGACATGAAGAAGCGGGTGGAGGACGCCTTCGTGCTGACGTGCAACGTGTCATTGGAGTACGAGAAGACGGAGGTCAACTCGGGTTTCTTCTACAAGAGCGCCGAAGAGCGGGAGAAGTTCGTCGCGGCCGAGAGGAAGTTCATCATCGAGCGCGTGCGGAAGATCGTCGCCCTCAAGAAGCAAGTGTGCGTCGACGGGGACGACAAGGGGTTCGTCGTCATCAACCAGAAG GGCATCGACCCGTACTCGCTGGACGCCCTCGCAAAGGAGGGCATCGTCGCCCTGCGCAGAGCAAAGAGGAGGAATATGGAGAG ACTGACATTGGCGTGCGGCGGTATAGCGATGAACTCCGTGGACGACCTGACGCCGGAATGTTTGGGCCACGCGGGCCTGGTGTATGAGCACACGCTG GGCGAGGAGAAGTTCACGTTCGTCGAGAAGTGTGGGAACCCTCGCTCAGTAACGCTGCTGCTCAAAGGTCCCAACAAGCACACGCTGACGCAGATCAAAGACGCCGTCCGGGACGGCCTGCGCGCCGTCAAGAACGCCATCGAGGACG GTTGCGTGGTGGCGGGTGCGGGCGCCTTGGAGGTGGCGCTGGCCAATGCGCTGATGGAGCACAAAGCCAGCGTGAAGGGACGAGCCCAGCTCGGCGTGCAGGCCTTCGCCGACGCCCTCCTCGTCATTCCCaag GTCCTGGCCCAGAACTCTGGTTACGACCCTCAGGAGACTCTTCTGAAGCTGCAGACGGAGTTTAAGGAGTCCGGAGGGCAGCTGGTGGGCGTGGACCTCAGCACAG gggagcCCATGGTGGCGGGTGAGGCGGGCGTGTGGGACAACTACAGCGTCAAGAAGCAACTTCTTCACTCTTG CACGGTGATCGCCAGCAACATCCTGCTGGTGGATGAAATCATGCGCGCTGGAATGTCTTCCCTCAGAGGTTAA
- the mrps17 gene encoding 28S ribosomal protein S17, mitochondrial, translating to MSVKQASVHAKWIIGRVIGTKMRKTAKVRVTRLVLDPYLLKYYNRRKTYFAHDALQQCTVGDVVLLKALPEPRSKHVKHELDRVVYKVGRVVDPLTGKRVAGADFLEPLDDLRGECGTLLEKLQSLNISAEASP from the exons atgtctgtcaagcAGGCGTCGGTCCACGCCAAGTGGATCATCGGGAGAGTAATCGGAACCAAGATGAGGAAGACTGCGAAAGTGCGCGTCACCAGACTTGTTCTCGACCCATACTTGCTCAAG TATTACAACCGCAGGAAGACGTACTTCGCCCACGACGCGCTCCAGCAGTGCACGGTGGGCGACGTGGTGCTGCTCAAGGCACTGCCCGAGCCGCGCTCCAAACACGTCAAACACGAGCTGGACCGGGTGGTCTACAAGGTGGGTCGGGTGGTGGACCCGCTGACGGGGAAGCGGGTCGCCGGCGCCGACTTCCTGGAGCCGCTGGACGACCTTCGCGGCGAATGCGGGACTTTGCTTGAGAAACTGCAGAGCTTGAACATCTCGGCCGAGGCGTCACCATAA
- the sdf2 gene encoding stromal cell-derived factor 2, with translation MASFNRDLLSRLFAVLFVSCLMLFRNSLCSELTSVTCGSVLKLLNVKHNVRLHSHDVRYGSGSGQQSVTGVTSVEDGNSYWSVRGTRDAACLRGNAVKCGQNIRLTHVNTGRNLHSHHFSSPLSSNQEVSAFGEDGEGDHLDDWTVECGGTEWKRAEPVRFRHKATDAALAVTGEQYGRPISGQREVHAMAGSGQHSLWKAMEGVFIKLADTPLPSDRDHAYTHTEF, from the exons aTGGCCTCCTTCAATCGTGATCTCCTTTCTCGCCTTTTCGCCGTTCTTTTCGTGTCTTGCCTGATGTTATTCCGCAACTCGCTGTGCTCGGAGCTGACGTCCGTCACGTGCGGTTCGGTGCTCAAACTTCTAAACGTCAAACACAACGTGAGACTCCATTCGCACGACGTACGCTACGGCTCAG GAAGCGGCCAGCAGTCGGTGACGGGCGTGACCAGCGTGGAGGACGGCAACAGCTACTGGAGCGTCCGCGGCACGCGCGACGCGGCCTGCCTCCGGGGGAACGCCGTCAAGTGCGGGCAAAACATCCGCCTGACGCACGTCAACACCGGGCGCAACCTGCACAGCCATCACTTCAGCTCGCCGCTCTCCTCCAACCAG GAAGTGAGCGCTTTTGGTGAGGACGGCGAGGGGGACCACCTGGACGACTGGACGGTGGAGTGCGGAGGGACGGAGTGGAAGCGCGCCGAGCCCGTCCGCTTCCGCCACAAAGCCACCGACGCGGCGCTGGCGGTGACGGGCGAGCAGTATGGACGCCCCATCAGCGGCCAAAGGGAGGTCCACGCCATGGCCGGGTCTGGCCAGCACAGCCTGTGGAAGGCCATGGAGGGGGTCTTCATCAAGCTCGCCGACACCCCCCTCCCGTCCGACCGGGACCACGCCTACACCCACACAGAGTTCTGA
- the LOC133492065 gene encoding protein NipSnap homolog 2-like, with protein MAARVLRTAPQWLAGVKLSQQCAVSSGQLGVFVRRSLSGFQDSWFKSLFVRKVDPRKDAHSHLLAKKEDNNLYKIQFHNVKPECLDDYNQLCEGVLPSIHADLEYPCELVGTWNTWYGEQDQAVHLWRYRGGYPALTEVMSKLRQNKMFCEYRQERGKMLLSRRNQLLLEFSFWNEPAPRTGPNIYELRSYQLRPGTMIEWGNYWARAIEIRQQNQEAVGGFFSQIGSLYQVHHLWAYKDLQSRENIRNAAWQREGWDEVVYYTVPLIQHMESRVMIPLKSSPLK; from the exons ATGGCGGCGCGAGTCCTTCGCACGGCGCCACAATGGCTGGCGGGTGTCAAACTATCGCAACAATGTGCGGTCTCCAGCGGGCAGCTTGGGGTTTTTGTCAG GAGGAGCTTGTCGGGGTTCCAGGACAGCTGGTTCAAGTCTCTGTTCGTCAGGAAGGTGGACCCGCGCAAGGACGCCCACTCTCACCTGCTGGCCAAGAAGGAAGACAACAATCTGTACAAGATCCAGT TTCACAACGTGAAGCCCGAGTGTTTGGATGACTACAACCAACTTTG TGAGGGCGTGTTGCCTTCCATTCACGCCGACCTGGAATACCCGTGTGAGCTTGTGGGAACCTGGAATACATGGTACGGAGAACAGGACCAGGCAG TCCACTTATGGAGATATCGCGGTGGTTACCCGGCCCTGACGGAGGTCATGAGCAAGCTCAGGCAGAATAAG ATGTTTTGCGAGTACAGGCAGGAGCGCGGGAAGATGCTGTTGTCGCGCCGGAATCAGCTGCTGCTGGAGTTCAGCTTCTGGAATGAGCCTGCCCCCCGCACGGGGCCAAACATTTACGAGCTGCGATCGTACCAGCTCAGG CCCGGCACCATGATCGAGTGGGGCAACTACTG GGCGCGCGCGATCGAGATTCGCCAGCAGAACCAGGAAGCCGTCGGAGGATTCTTCTCACAAATCGGAAGTTTGTACCAAGTTCACCACTTATGGG ccTACAAAGATCTTCAGTCGAGAGAAAATATCCGAAACGCGGCTTGGCAGCGAGAAGGCTGGGATGAGGTCGTTTACTACACAG TGCCGCTGATTCAGCACATGGAATCTCGAGTCATGATTCCCTTGAAGAGTTCGCCCTTAAAGTAA
- the sumf2 gene encoding inactive C-alpha-formylglycine-generating enzyme 2 isoform X2, translating to MPFYCLLWFKMLFSCLCCFGLLSAYAAEAADDNDGMAAIPGGRMMTTTTTRGEEVEIHLSPFLLDKKPVTNSAFRDFVRDQKYKTEAEKFGWSFVFQDFVSEDVRDKVTHTIKAAPWWLPVERAFWSPLVPVLVSLPGWTSRWSRLAGTTLGPSAAGRGKSCPRRTNGSGRPEGDSNAWTSPGVRTSRLTEATCGRARFRTATRRRTDITASRPSTPSRRRTTSDCRTCWATRGSGRPARSRRRAARGRKCSRCAAPPGSTRPTAPPITERMSPPGWATLLTRPRTT from the exons ATGCCGTTTTATTGTCTTTTGTGGTTCAAGATGTTGTTTAGTTGTCTTTGCTGTTTCGGTTTGCTGTCTGCGTACGCGGCGGAGGCAG CCGACGACAACGACGGCATGGCCGCCATCCCCGGCGGgaggatgatgacgacgacgacgacgaggggCGAAGAGGTCGAGATTCACCTTTCGCCCTTCCTGTTGGACAAAAAACCCGTCACTAACTCGGCCTTCAG AGACTTCGTGAGGGACCAAAAGTACAAAACAGAAGCTGAGAAGTTTGGTTGGAGTTTCGTCTTCCAGGATTTCGTGTCTGAAGATGTCAGGGACAAAGTAACCCACACCATTAAG GCTGCTCCGTGGTGGCTTCCGGTTGAGCGAGCCTTCTGGAG CCCTCTGGTGCCGGTTCTGGTATCGCTGCCCGGCTGGACTTCCCGGTGGTCCAGGTTAGCTGGAACGACGCTCGGGCCTTCTGCAGCTGGAAGAGGAAAAAGTTGCCCACGGAGGACCAATGGGAGTGGGCGGCCAGAGGGGGACTCCAAC GCGTGGACTTCCCCTGGGGTGCGCACTTCCAGGCTAACAGAAGCAACCTGTGGCAG GGCCCGTTTCCGGACGGCGACGCGGCGGAGGACGGATATCACGGCCTCGCGCCCGTCGACGCCTTCCCGCCGCAGAACGACTTCG GACTGTCGGACATGTTGGGCAACACGTGGGAGTGGACGGCCAGCGCGTTCCCGCCGACGGGCGGCTCGCGGGAGGAAATGTTCGCGCTGCGCGGCGCCTCCTGGATCGACACGGCCGACGGCTCCGCCAATCACAGAGCGGATGTCGCCGCCAG GATGGGCAACACTCCTGACTCGGCCTCGGACAACCTGA
- the sumf2 gene encoding inactive C-alpha-formylglycine-generating enzyme 2 isoform X1, giving the protein MPFYCLLWFKMLFSCLCCFGLLSAYAAEAADDNDGMAAIPGGRMMTTTTTRGEEVEIHLSPFLLDKKPVTNSAFRDFVRDQKYKTEAEKFGWSFVFQDFVSEDVRDKVTHTIKAAPWWLPVERAFWRQPSGAGSGIAARLDFPVVQVSWNDARAFCSWKRKKLPTEDQWEWAARGGLQRVDFPWGAHFQANRSNLWQGPFPDGDAAEDGYHGLAPVDAFPPQNDFGLSDMLGNTWEWTASAFPPTGGSREEMFALRGASWIDTADGSANHRADVAARMGNTPDSASDNLSFRCARDGGGERGRRTDL; this is encoded by the exons ATGCCGTTTTATTGTCTTTTGTGGTTCAAGATGTTGTTTAGTTGTCTTTGCTGTTTCGGTTTGCTGTCTGCGTACGCGGCGGAGGCAG CCGACGACAACGACGGCATGGCCGCCATCCCCGGCGGgaggatgatgacgacgacgacgacgaggggCGAAGAGGTCGAGATTCACCTTTCGCCCTTCCTGTTGGACAAAAAACCCGTCACTAACTCGGCCTTCAG AGACTTCGTGAGGGACCAAAAGTACAAAACAGAAGCTGAGAAGTTTGGTTGGAGTTTCGTCTTCCAGGATTTCGTGTCTGAAGATGTCAGGGACAAAGTAACCCACACCATTAAG GCTGCTCCGTGGTGGCTTCCGGTTGAGCGAGCCTTCTGGAGGCAG CCCTCTGGTGCCGGTTCTGGTATCGCTGCCCGGCTGGACTTCCCGGTGGTCCAGGTTAGCTGGAACGACGCTCGGGCCTTCTGCAGCTGGAAGAGGAAAAAGTTGCCCACGGAGGACCAATGGGAGTGGGCGGCCAGAGGGGGACTCCAAC GCGTGGACTTCCCCTGGGGTGCGCACTTCCAGGCTAACAGAAGCAACCTGTGGCAG GGCCCGTTTCCGGACGGCGACGCGGCGGAGGACGGATATCACGGCCTCGCGCCCGTCGACGCCTTCCCGCCGCAGAACGACTTCG GACTGTCGGACATGTTGGGCAACACGTGGGAGTGGACGGCCAGCGCGTTCCCGCCGACGGGCGGCTCGCGGGAGGAAATGTTCGCGCTGCGCGGCGCCTCCTGGATCGACACGGCCGACGGCTCCGCCAATCACAGAGCGGATGTCGCCGCCAG GATGGGCAACACTCCTGACTCGGCCTCGGACAACCTGAGCTTCAGGTGCGCccgcgacggcggcggcgagcgGGGACGACGCACGGACTTGTGA